Proteins from one Plasmodium cynomolgi strain B DNA, chromosome 10, whole genome shotgun sequence genomic window:
- a CDS encoding small GTPase Rab1A (putative) gives MNDSYDSLFKILLIGDSGVGKSCLLLRFARKRGRQTYLINRFETENDQINDDTYTDSYISTIGVDFKIKTIEIEDKIIKLQIWDTAGQERFRTITSSYYRGAQGIIIVYDVTDRDSFNNVKNWIIEIEKYASEDVQKILIGNKIDLKNDRNVSYEEGKELADSCNIQFLETSAKIAHNVEQAFKTMAHEIKNKSQLENQQKGRANINLNAKPIKDNKKKCC, from the exons ATGAATGATAGCTA TGAcagtttatttaaaattttattaattggAGACAGTGGCGTTGGGAAGTCTTGTttgcttcttcgttttgcc AGAAAGAGGGGCAGACAAACATACCTAATCAATCGTTTCGAAACGGAGAATGACCAAATCAAC GATGATACTTACACGGACAGTTACATCAGCACAATCGGAGTTGACTTTAAAATAAAGACGATAGAAATTGAggacaaaattataaaattgcaaata TGGGATACAGCGGGACAGGAACGATTCAGAACTATAACGTCTTCCTATTATAGGGGAGCGCAAG GCATCATCATAGTGTACGACGTCACCGACCGGGACAGCTTCAACAATGTGAAAAATTGGATAATCGAGATAGAAAA gTACGCGTCGGAGGACGTGCAAAAGATCCTAAtaggaaacaaaattgatttaaaaaacgaTCGCAATGTAAGTTacgaggaaggaaaagagtTAGCCGATAGCTGCAATATTCAGTTCCTGGAGACTTCGGCGAAAATAGCCCACAATGTGGAGCAAGCCTTTAAGACCATGGCgcatgaaataaaaaataaatctcaGCTGGAGAATCAGCAGAAGGGAAGGGCCAACATCAATTTGAACGCCAAGCCCATAAAGGATAACAAAAAGAAGTGCTGCTAA